The following coding sequences lie in one Metallumcola ferriviriculae genomic window:
- a CDS encoding 3-hydroxyacyl-CoA dehydrogenase family protein: MEFEKVAIVGAGVMGSGIAQVCAQKGCQVWLYDLSDQVLNKAVEFVSEGLRKDVDKNRLSAADKEAALSRMKVTTSIEEAVIEVDLVIEAVIEDLEIKKDIFQVVDRYAPTGAVIASNTSALPITAMGAVTNRPTQVLGLHFMNPVPLMKGVEVIPGADTSEKIFQAGVQFIKDLGKEPVQAVDYAGFIVTRILDAMLNEAVNCVMDGNDPEEIDKAIKVCTNFSMGPCELIDLVGADTVFNGLQTLQREFGGRFHASPLLKKMVRAGHLGRKAGRGFYNYKG; the protein is encoded by the coding sequence TTGGAGTTTGAGAAAGTGGCTATTGTAGGTGCCGGTGTAATGGGATCAGGAATTGCCCAGGTCTGTGCCCAGAAAGGGTGTCAGGTTTGGTTGTATGATTTATCAGACCAAGTATTAAATAAAGCGGTTGAATTTGTTTCCGAAGGCCTGCGAAAGGACGTTGACAAAAATAGATTATCCGCAGCCGATAAGGAGGCGGCATTATCCCGGATGAAGGTAACTACCAGTATTGAGGAGGCTGTCATCGAGGTAGACCTAGTAATTGAAGCAGTAATTGAAGATCTAGAGATAAAAAAGGATATTTTTCAAGTAGTAGACCGATATGCCCCTACTGGAGCAGTGATTGCTTCCAATACCTCAGCACTTCCTATTACTGCAATGGGTGCAGTTACAAATAGGCCTACTCAAGTCTTAGGACTACATTTTATGAATCCAGTGCCTTTGATGAAGGGGGTAGAGGTTATTCCTGGTGCTGATACCTCTGAAAAAATATTTCAAGCAGGGGTGCAGTTTATCAAAGATTTGGGCAAAGAACCAGTCCAAGCCGTGGATTATGCTGGATTTATTGTAACTCGAATTTTGGATGCTATGTTAAATGAAGCAGTTAATTGTGTGATGGACGGCAATGACCCCGAAGAAATTGATAAAGCAATAAAAGTTTGCACAAATTTTTCTATGGGTCCGTGTGAACTGATTGATCTAGTTGGTGCGGACACCGTTTTTAACGGTTTGCAGACCTTGCAGAGAGAATTTGGCGGCCGGTTTCACGCATCACCGCTGTTAAAAAAGATGGTGAGGGCTGGTCATCTCGGGCGAAAGGCTGGTCGGGGTTTTTATAACTATAAAGGATAA
- a CDS encoding sigma-54 interaction domain-containing protein — protein sequence MSQYKNIKHMFVDKLHLLAEDENARYSLHKSEGENILRLFFHIMDYSFDGYLLSDCRGRVFYANKAVERISRIPLEEIIGKTAKEMLEEGITLTNSTKILDKEPLSITQKVKTGVEVLITSVPVYDENGGVSFYVANYREMSELNKLKDIVNGGIKKYPEAFLTELKELRNKLLETDDIIVRSAKMKKVLESVLKVAPVDVNVLVTGESGVGKEIIAKLIHKYSSRKSGPYVQINCGAIPGSLLESELFGYEKGAFSGAQKGKMGLLEVANKGTILFDEIGDLPLGLQVKILRAIENKEVYRLGGVKPIKLDLRIIAATHKELQAMVEAETFRKDLFYRLHVVNLKIPSLKERKDDIIPLAYHFIKTFNEKYKTNKVFTPEVCNALEGYEWPGNVRELQNTIENMVIFNEGPVIKMRCLPQHISRISHDKDNNDLQFEEGSDISLKKAVETVEKRLISSAMKQHKTVRRAATSLGVTHSTVIRKIKRYKLDFD from the coding sequence ATGAGTCAGTATAAAAATATCAAGCATATGTTTGTGGACAAACTGCATTTGCTTGCTGAAGATGAAAATGCTCGGTACAGTCTGCATAAGTCGGAGGGCGAAAACATTTTGCGGCTGTTTTTTCACATTATGGATTACTCTTTCGACGGCTACCTATTGTCCGATTGCAGGGGACGCGTGTTTTATGCTAATAAAGCGGTTGAGAGGATATCCCGGATACCCTTGGAGGAAATTATTGGTAAGACGGCCAAGGAAATGTTGGAAGAGGGTATTACTCTGACAAATTCAACTAAAATTTTGGACAAAGAGCCTCTATCTATTACCCAGAAAGTGAAAACTGGTGTGGAAGTGCTGATTACAAGCGTACCTGTTTATGACGAGAATGGCGGGGTATCTTTCTATGTTGCCAACTATCGGGAGATGAGTGAGCTAAACAAGTTAAAGGATATTGTTAACGGGGGCATTAAAAAATACCCCGAAGCATTTTTGACTGAATTGAAAGAATTACGCAACAAACTATTGGAAACCGACGATATAATAGTGAGAAGTGCCAAAATGAAAAAGGTGCTGGAGAGTGTGCTAAAGGTTGCTCCGGTGGATGTGAACGTTTTGGTGACTGGAGAGTCGGGTGTCGGCAAGGAAATCATAGCAAAGTTAATTCATAAATATAGCAGCAGAAAAAGCGGGCCTTATGTTCAAATCAACTGCGGTGCTATCCCCGGAAGCTTGTTAGAGTCGGAGTTGTTTGGTTACGAAAAAGGTGCCTTTTCCGGTGCCCAAAAAGGGAAAATGGGGCTCTTAGAGGTAGCCAACAAAGGGACCATCTTGTTTGATGAGATTGGCGATTTACCCCTAGGTCTTCAAGTTAAAATTTTAAGAGCCATAGAAAACAAGGAAGTATACCGCTTGGGTGGGGTAAAACCTATAAAATTGGACTTAAGAATTATTGCAGCTACCCATAAGGAACTGCAGGCAATGGTTGAGGCAGAGACCTTTCGTAAAGACCTTTTTTACCGACTACACGTAGTAAACTTAAAAATTCCCAGTCTCAAGGAAAGGAAGGATGATATTATACCCCTAGCCTACCATTTTATAAAAACATTCAACGAAAAGTATAAGACCAATAAGGTCTTTACCCCGGAAGTATGCAATGCTCTTGAGGGTTATGAATGGCCAGGTAATGTGCGCGAATTACAAAATACCATTGAGAATATGGTCATATTTAATGAGGGCCCGGTAATAAAGATGAGATGCTTGCCGCAGCACATTTCACGGATATCTCATGACAAGGATAATAATGACTTGCAATTTGAAGAAGGAAGCGATATTAGCTTAAAAAAAGCAGTGGAAACTGTCGAGAAAAGATTGATTTCTTCGGCTATGAAACAACATAAAACTGTAAGAAGAGCAGCTACATCCTTGGGCGTTACTCACTCTACCGTTATACGTAAGATAAAACGCTATAAGTTGGACTTTGACTAG
- a CDS encoding DUF2889 domain-containing protein has product MNKQLFARQWRTTVRKNESDLYIETVYLDKFCEVEGWFTVQPGDFKILEACIDVYRGPWERGRRKLDGLLGREAYLGSSKIFLEAAQEDKRGIWAEVMLEGLKGLLQAEFWIHKDRGYSSFEDYERYFQDGFTDSCVYYSNLENVKTKFYQHAGPVRSDLLFTRHRSSFLEEREGRYYLTGSLMDSFHQMALAIEVSKDRKVLAAKGQVIRSVDEICKKGEEQVAHLLGEPVSPQGWQKSVGGALGCTHLADLARELARTFQLWELFFQVIRMRD; this is encoded by the coding sequence ATGAACAAGCAGCTTTTCGCCCGACAGTGGCGAACAACAGTACGAAAAAATGAGTCTGATCTCTATATTGAAACGGTGTATCTGGACAAATTTTGCGAAGTTGAGGGTTGGTTTACAGTCCAACCCGGCGATTTCAAAATACTCGAAGCCTGTATAGACGTTTACCGCGGCCCATGGGAAAGAGGTAGACGGAAACTTGACGGACTGCTTGGCAGGGAGGCCTATCTAGGATCCAGCAAGATTTTTCTAGAGGCAGCCCAGGAGGATAAACGGGGCATCTGGGCGGAAGTAATGTTAGAAGGGCTCAAGGGATTACTGCAGGCTGAGTTTTGGATACATAAAGACAGAGGATATTCTTCCTTTGAAGATTATGAACGATATTTTCAAGACGGATTTACCGACTCATGTGTGTACTATAGTAACCTGGAAAACGTGAAAACAAAATTTTATCAACATGCAGGCCCTGTACGGAGTGATTTGCTCTTTACCCGACATAGATCTTCCTTCTTAGAGGAAAGAGAAGGCCGTTATTATCTGACAGGAAGCTTAATGGATTCATTTCACCAAATGGCTTTGGCAATAGAGGTGAGCAAAGACAGGAAAGTGCTTGCCGCTAAAGGCCAGGTTATTCGTTCCGTCGACGAAATCTGTAAGAAAGGTGAGGAGCAGGTGGCGCATCTTTTGGGAGAGCCGGTTTCGCCTCAGGGGTGGCAAAAATCTGTAGGCGGTGCTTTGGGCTGCACCCACCTAGCTGACCTCGCCCGGGAATTGGCCCGGACTTTTCAGCTGTGGGAGCTTTTTTTCCAAGTGATTAGAATGCGAGACTAA
- a CDS encoding NADH:flavin oxidoreductase, with product MKTLFDKTQINNIDLNNRFVRSATWERMADENGHLTARLMNVYRELAEGEVGLIITGYAFVMEDGQPNPGMMGIYDDSFIEEYNVLTDTVHNLGSKIVLQIAGGGTQTTFKTEDRVIWGPSAVPEMATGVVAKEMTREEIQTLIKAFGDAAVRSKKAGFDGVQIHAAHGYMLSQFLNPYHNQRTDEYGGSIDNRARIIFEVYDEIRRRVGKDYPVMVKVNCRDFVDKELTFEESLYVCKELDKRGIDAVEVSGGNAKSKKISFGRSDVDIGEKEGFFLEYAAKIAAEINAPVMLVGGLRSPEGMEKILKETKIEYFSLARPFLREPGLIKRWRQGKLTQAACTSCNGCRSKEGNFCIHR from the coding sequence TTGAAGACGCTATTTGATAAAACACAAATAAATAACATCGATTTAAACAACAGATTTGTCCGCAGCGCTACCTGGGAGAGAATGGCCGACGAAAATGGGCACCTCACTGCCCGGTTGATGAATGTGTACAGGGAATTGGCCGAAGGCGAAGTAGGGCTTATCATTACCGGCTATGCATTTGTAATGGAGGATGGGCAGCCTAACCCTGGTATGATGGGAATTTACGATGACTCTTTTATTGAAGAATATAATGTCCTTACTGACACGGTTCATAATTTGGGCAGTAAAATAGTGCTGCAGATAGCAGGCGGCGGTACACAGACAACTTTCAAAACGGAAGATAGAGTTATTTGGGGCCCGTCAGCCGTCCCAGAAATGGCTACCGGCGTGGTCGCCAAAGAGATGACGAGAGAAGAAATCCAGACCCTAATTAAAGCCTTTGGTGATGCTGCAGTCAGGTCAAAAAAGGCAGGATTTGACGGGGTGCAGATTCATGCTGCTCACGGCTATATGTTAAGTCAATTCCTTAATCCCTACCATAACCAAAGAACCGATGAATATGGCGGCAGCATTGACAATAGAGCGAGAATAATCTTTGAAGTATACGATGAAATCCGCCGCCGGGTGGGAAAAGATTATCCGGTGATGGTTAAGGTTAATTGCAGAGATTTCGTTGACAAGGAGTTAACTTTTGAAGAAAGTTTATATGTTTGTAAAGAACTGGACAAACGCGGTATTGATGCCGTGGAAGTAAGCGGCGGTAATGCAAAATCAAAAAAGATAAGCTTCGGCCGCTCAGATGTGGATATCGGTGAAAAGGAAGGCTTCTTTTTAGAATATGCTGCAAAAATCGCAGCAGAGATAAATGCCCCAGTAATGTTGGTGGGTGGATTACGTTCCCCTGAGGGCATGGAAAAAATTCTGAAAGAAACAAAGATAGAGTATTTTTCTTTAGCCAGACCATTTTTAAGAGAACCCGGATTAATAAAAAGATGGCGGCAAGGAAAATTGACGCAAGCAGCATGTACATCTTGTAACGGCTGCCGCAGCAAAGAAGGGAATTTTTGTATTCATAGGTAA
- a CDS encoding enoyl-CoA hydratase/isomerase family protein, translating to MQMKTIKWEITEETARITFTRPEKMNVINTEFLEELGQVLDKIAKKEVRVLVLTGEGKAFCAGADIIEMTSRETVRQVLYFNHMVNTLLNRIEDLPIPIIAAINGHTLGGGLELALACDFRIAVRGAKIGLPEINLGVIPAAGGTQRLPRTIGITKAKEMLYMGEPISADEAEKIGLLNKTVLPSSLEAETEKLVESLLKKPALALSMLKEAVNQGTQLDLRRGIRYEGKVFALLNDSKEKEEGIRAFLEKREPVFK from the coding sequence ATGCAGATGAAGACAATTAAATGGGAAATAACAGAAGAAACAGCCAGAATTACATTTACCCGGCCGGAAAAAATGAATGTCATTAATACAGAGTTTTTAGAGGAACTGGGCCAGGTTTTGGATAAAATAGCAAAGAAAGAAGTGCGTGTGCTGGTGTTGACCGGAGAGGGTAAAGCATTTTGTGCCGGTGCGGATATCATTGAAATGACTTCACGCGAAACTGTCAGGCAGGTATTATACTTTAACCATATGGTCAATACCCTTTTGAATCGGATAGAGGATTTGCCAATTCCCATTATAGCGGCAATCAACGGCCACACTTTGGGGGGCGGGTTGGAATTAGCCTTGGCATGTGATTTCCGTATAGCTGTCCGGGGCGCAAAAATAGGCCTGCCAGAGATCAACTTGGGTGTAATACCGGCAGCCGGCGGTACCCAACGGTTGCCCAGAACCATCGGTATTACCAAGGCCAAAGAAATGCTTTATATGGGTGAGCCAATTTCCGCCGATGAAGCTGAGAAAATTGGCCTCTTAAACAAGACGGTATTACCTTCGTCTCTAGAAGCCGAAACAGAGAAATTGGTGGAATCGCTGCTTAAAAAACCGGCTCTAGCCCTAAGCATGCTGAAAGAAGCGGTCAATCAGGGTACCCAGCTTGACTTACGCAGAGGCATAAGATATGAGGGAAAGGTTTTCGCCCTGTTGAATGACAGCAAAGAGAAAGAAGAGGGGATAAGAGCCTTTTTAGAAAAGCGAGAACCGGTTTTTAAATAG
- a CDS encoding 4Fe-4S binding protein → MVQTKNGARVGRVSIGLLKEAAKIQGWLPGAKSMVIYAERVLEGPINTGEIRHAVSEFKSVDERLSAAARDMALALETRGAKSLPIPPYFPLEMSHATKGLVGDVSLKEAAAQAGMGIIGKNGLLITPKWGPRLRLAGVVTEAPLEALPTDPLPSLDRVKSRCDGCNRCMSSCPAGAITEGGVDVGLCSKQVGEPFGLRALIKHGMELTQALQSKPEAIPALMSSEKIWNFYQNYMVGMYFSCVECMRVCPSEGELTCR, encoded by the coding sequence ATGGTACAGACTAAAAATGGAGCCAGGGTTGGCAGGGTATCCATAGGTTTGCTGAAAGAAGCAGCGAAAATTCAGGGTTGGCTTCCCGGTGCAAAAAGCATGGTTATCTACGCGGAGAGGGTGCTGGAAGGTCCCATTAACACAGGCGAGATTCGTCATGCAGTCAGTGAGTTTAAAAGTGTGGATGAACGGCTGTCCGCGGCTGCCAGAGATATGGCATTAGCATTGGAAACCCGGGGTGCTAAATCTTTGCCCATCCCCCCATATTTTCCGTTGGAGATGAGTCATGCTACCAAGGGATTGGTGGGTGATGTATCACTGAAGGAAGCGGCGGCCCAGGCAGGAATGGGCATTATTGGCAAAAATGGCCTGCTTATTACTCCAAAATGGGGACCCCGGCTAAGGCTGGCAGGGGTTGTGACTGAGGCACCATTGGAAGCATTACCTACTGACCCATTACCGTCCCTTGACCGGGTGAAGTCCCGGTGCGACGGTTGTAACCGCTGTATGAGCAGCTGTCCCGCCGGGGCCATTACTGAGGGTGGAGTGGATGTAGGCTTGTGCAGTAAACAGGTTGGGGAGCCCTTTGGTTTAAGGGCGTTAATTAAACACGGCATGGAGCTTACACAGGCCCTGCAGAGTAAGCCCGAAGCAATCCCTGCTTTGATGAGTTCAGAAAAGATTTGGAATTTTTATCAGAATTATATGGTAGGTATGTATTTCAGTTGTGTAGAATGTATGCGAGTCTGCCCGTCAGAGGGGGAATTAACATGCAGATGA
- a CDS encoding acyl-CoA synthetase codes for MNVGSYLTRAAVSYPDNIAQVFGDKKYTYKEMNQRVNSLAAALRNMGLQKGDRIGIYQKNSHCFMETLFACFKLGCCAIPMNFRLHPKEVVYHLNDARAAAVFFSKDFNEDLKDITKELPHTEHYISQADPAEGQLDYEKLISDNWTEEEQMVDVDKDDLAWLFYTSGTTGRPKGAMLTHANLVATSVGWSADLMHLHPEDIALQAAPLSHGGGIHAIAVVAKAGTNIVQEYFRAKDVLEAIDNFKVTNFWGVPTMIKMLADYPEVSDYDLSSLKWVVYGGAPMYVEDLKKAIEKIGPVFVQIFGQGETPMTGTYLRPQEHVIDGSEEEVRRLLSAGIERTCTEVKIFDEEDKEASPGVKGEIVVRGPAVMTGYWERPEETEKTLRGGWLHTGDVGYKDKYGYIYLVDRSKDVIISGGANVYPRELEEVLAQHPRIHEVAVIGMPDEYWGEIVVAVVVTKPGLDLGEDDVVQFCADNLAGYKKPKRVEFLNKLPKSAYGKILKRELRDMFTNDKK; via the coding sequence ATGAATGTTGGCAGTTATTTGACCAGAGCGGCTGTTTCTTATCCGGATAATATTGCTCAGGTTTTTGGCGACAAGAAATATACCTATAAAGAAATGAACCAGAGGGTTAATTCCCTGGCGGCAGCCTTAAGAAATATGGGGCTCCAAAAAGGAGATAGAATTGGGATTTATCAAAAAAATTCCCACTGTTTCATGGAAACATTATTTGCCTGCTTTAAGCTGGGCTGCTGCGCAATTCCCATGAATTTCAGATTGCATCCTAAGGAAGTAGTATATCACTTAAACGATGCCCGCGCTGCCGCAGTATTTTTCAGTAAAGATTTTAATGAAGACCTGAAGGATATTACTAAAGAACTGCCTCATACTGAGCATTATATATCTCAGGCTGACCCTGCCGAGGGGCAGTTGGATTATGAAAAACTAATCAGCGACAATTGGACCGAAGAAGAGCAAATGGTTGATGTAGACAAGGATGATTTGGCCTGGTTATTCTATACGTCAGGGACAACGGGCAGGCCCAAAGGAGCTATGCTGACCCATGCTAACCTAGTAGCAACAAGTGTGGGCTGGAGCGCTGACTTAATGCATCTTCATCCTGAAGATATCGCTCTGCAGGCAGCACCGCTGAGCCACGGCGGCGGTATTCACGCCATCGCCGTAGTGGCCAAAGCCGGTACAAATATCGTCCAGGAATACTTTAGAGCCAAAGATGTATTGGAAGCTATCGATAACTTTAAGGTGACAAACTTTTGGGGCGTACCTACCATGATCAAAATGTTGGCTGACTACCCCGAGGTGTCAGATTATGATCTGTCCAGCTTGAAATGGGTAGTCTACGGTGGTGCACCAATGTATGTGGAAGATTTGAAGAAGGCCATTGAGAAGATTGGCCCAGTATTCGTGCAGATATTCGGTCAGGGTGAGACCCCTATGACCGGTACTTACCTCCGGCCTCAGGAACACGTCATTGATGGCAGCGAAGAAGAGGTGCGCCGTTTACTGTCCGCGGGCATAGAAAGGACTTGTACCGAAGTTAAGATTTTTGACGAAGAAGACAAGGAAGCTTCTCCCGGAGTTAAGGGAGAGATAGTAGTACGGGGGCCGGCAGTAATGACAGGATACTGGGAACGTCCCGAGGAGACGGAAAAGACATTGAGGGGCGGCTGGCTGCATACAGGTGATGTGGGTTATAAGGATAAGTACGGTTATATTTATCTTGTCGACCGCTCAAAAGATGTAATTATCAGCGGCGGAGCCAATGTATACCCTCGGGAATTGGAAGAAGTACTGGCTCAGCATCCCCGAATTCACGAGGTAGCAGTGATTGGCATGCCCGATGAATACTGGGGTGAAATAGTGGTGGCTGTGGTGGTAACTAAGCCCGGGCTGGACTTGGGTGAGGATGATGTAGTCCAGTTCTGCGCAGACAATCTTGCCGGCTATAAGAAACCTAAGCGGGTTGAATTTCTTAACAAACTTCCCAAAAGTGCTTACGGAAAGATCCTTAAACGGGAACTGCGGGATATGTTTACCAATGATAAAAAATAA
- a CDS encoding Zn-ribbon domain-containing OB-fold protein: MKLLNVLQCPKCKKLQLAPASACRHCGTGEIKETLIKGTGTLYSYTIIHVPPEGWEKEVPCTVGVITLAGGLNVTARFIGDAKETLSVGDPVDVRSENNELIFNNN; this comes from the coding sequence ATGAAACTTTTAAATGTACTGCAATGTCCCAAGTGTAAAAAACTGCAGCTTGCACCGGCATCAGCCTGCCGCCACTGTGGTACCGGCGAGATTAAGGAAACATTGATAAAGGGTACGGGTACACTTTATAGCTACACCATTATTCACGTTCCTCCAGAAGGGTGGGAGAAAGAAGTTCCCTGTACGGTCGGTGTTATTACACTTGCCGGCGGCTTAAATGTCACCGCCCGATTTATTGGTGATGCCAAAGAAACTCTTTCTGTAGGAGACCCGGTAGATGTCCGGTCAGAAAATAACGAACTCATATTTAATAATAATTAA
- a CDS encoding thiolase domain-containing protein: MIKLREVAIIGVGMTNFGKLSDSIVDMGVQAAEAAINDCKIEKNQIEALFLGNFVGEVLTGQALLAALTARSLGLRGIPVTKVEGACASGGIALRQAILTVASGQAEVAMAVGAEKMTASPTGKVTGALAGALDQQLDGRSGLTFPGFFGLVAQRYQAEYQSDMEAVAQVVVKSRKNAVKNPVCYLRKEVSAEQVRGSYPVAEPLRLMDCCPISDGAAAAVVCSVDMAKKLSGQPIKVLASVQTSGAPRISDVSSLLTFEATTQAAALAYTQAGITAKDVDVVELHDCFSIAEVVDSEDLGFFEKGEGAEAVKAGTTAVDGDIPINPSGGLISRGHPVGATGLAQVYEIVRQLQGKAVNQVRNASVGLAHNLGGTGATCTVTILTNDI; this comes from the coding sequence ATGATTAAGTTGAGAGAAGTAGCTATTATCGGCGTGGGGATGACTAATTTTGGCAAGCTGTCTGACAGCATTGTGGACATGGGCGTCCAAGCTGCTGAAGCGGCGATAAACGATTGCAAAATAGAGAAAAACCAGATAGAAGCGCTATTTTTAGGAAACTTTGTGGGCGAAGTGCTCACCGGGCAGGCCCTTTTAGCGGCACTAACCGCGAGGAGTCTGGGACTGAGGGGTATTCCGGTGACAAAGGTGGAAGGTGCCTGTGCATCAGGTGGTATAGCCCTGCGCCAGGCGATACTGACCGTAGCTTCCGGCCAGGCCGAAGTTGCCATGGCGGTGGGGGCGGAGAAGATGACTGCTTCGCCCACAGGGAAAGTTACCGGGGCACTGGCCGGGGCGTTGGATCAGCAGTTAGACGGGCGTAGCGGCCTTACTTTTCCCGGATTTTTTGGCCTGGTAGCACAGCGTTATCAGGCGGAGTACCAAAGTGATATGGAGGCAGTTGCACAGGTAGTTGTTAAAAGCAGAAAAAATGCCGTTAAAAATCCTGTATGTTATCTGCGTAAGGAAGTATCAGCTGAGCAGGTAAGGGGCTCTTATCCGGTGGCAGAGCCGCTGCGCCTGATGGACTGCTGTCCTATCTCGGACGGTGCGGCAGCTGCGGTAGTGTGTTCTGTGGATATGGCTAAGAAGCTTTCCGGGCAACCCATTAAAGTATTGGCATCTGTTCAGACTTCAGGGGCGCCACGCATTTCAGATGTAAGCTCCCTTTTGACCTTTGAAGCAACCACCCAGGCAGCGGCGCTGGCTTACACTCAAGCAGGCATCACAGCCAAAGATGTGGATGTGGTAGAGCTTCATGACTGTTTTTCCATTGCTGAAGTGGTTGATAGTGAAGATCTAGGTTTCTTTGAAAAAGGTGAAGGGGCTGAAGCCGTAAAAGCCGGAACCACCGCGGTGGACGGTGATATTCCCATAAACCCCAGCGGCGGATTAATATCCAGAGGACATCCGGTAGGGGCCACGGGATTGGCCCAGGTCTACGAAATTGTGCGTCAGCTGCAGGGAAAAGCGGTAAACCAGGTCCGCAATGCCTCGGTAGGTTTAGCCCATAACCTAGGCGGGACAGGAGCTACCTGCACCGTTACCATTTTAACCAATGATATATAA
- a CDS encoding DMT family transporter has protein sequence MRVTDNAQAYGLLVLANMFWAGNFVVGSVLTTRFSPVQLVYMRWIIATIILIPLTYSKLNNYQWWNKIVSHWRQLLIMAFTGIFLYSTLVYLALRFTNPVNASIVNGANPMVLTLLGFLLLKEKVNGQQVLGMGISFLGVIWVVSNGSWELLRSFRLNIGDVLMLVNIFIWGIYSIATKKVTKELSALEATALSGILSIFLMFPPVAVDYSTNSQLQFSLGSVLGILYIAIFSSVLAYLCWNQGIKQIGPGRAGIFMNLIPVFAAILAFIFLDQHLTFDQLIGGTLVAAGVYLTNAKKKTKEVGDNNFVGEG, from the coding sequence ATGAGGGTTACTGATAATGCACAGGCCTACGGCCTCTTAGTATTGGCAAATATGTTTTGGGCCGGTAATTTTGTGGTGGGCAGTGTCCTTACCACCCGTTTTTCGCCGGTACAGCTGGTCTATATGCGCTGGATTATTGCTACGATAATCCTAATACCGCTTACTTATAGCAAACTAAATAATTATCAGTGGTGGAACAAAATCGTTTCACATTGGCGGCAGCTATTGATAATGGCCTTTACCGGCATATTCCTCTACAGCACCCTGGTTTATTTAGCGCTCAGATTTACTAACCCCGTCAATGCTTCCATCGTTAACGGAGCTAACCCAATGGTTTTGACTTTACTCGGTTTTCTGCTGTTAAAGGAGAAAGTAAACGGGCAGCAGGTCTTGGGAATGGGTATCTCTTTTCTCGGCGTTATTTGGGTTGTCAGCAACGGCTCATGGGAGCTGCTGCGAAGTTTCCGCTTGAATATCGGGGACGTACTGATGCTGGTGAACATCTTTATCTGGGGAATTTACTCTATTGCTACCAAAAAAGTGACTAAAGAATTAAGTGCTTTAGAGGCAACGGCCTTAAGTGGAATTTTATCTATATTTTTAATGTTTCCTCCGGTGGCGGTGGATTACTCCACAAATTCACAGCTTCAATTTAGTCTTGGCAGTGTCTTAGGTATCCTGTATATTGCTATATTTAGTTCTGTGCTGGCTTACCTTTGTTGGAATCAAGGTATCAAACAGATTGGGCCGGGTCGTGCCGGCATATTTATGAATTTAATTCCCGTTTTTGCGGCTATTTTGGCCTTTATCTTTTTAGACCAACATTTGACTTTTGATCAGCTTATTGGCGGGACGCTGGTAGCAGCCGGTGTCTACTTGACTAATGCCAAGAAAAAAACCAAAGAGGTTGGTGACAATAATTTTGTCGGGGAGGGATGA